The following proteins are encoded in a genomic region of Arachis stenosperma cultivar V10309 chromosome 4, arast.V10309.gnm1.PFL2, whole genome shotgun sequence:
- the LOC130973184 gene encoding mitochondrial pyruvate carrier 1-like, protein MGSSFRAFLNSPVGPKTTHFWGPVANWGFVAAGLADMKKPAEMISGNMTAVMCVYSALFMRFAWMVKPRNYLLLACHASNEAVQLCQLSRWAKGNGYLSEKKGEASSK, encoded by the exons ATGGGTTCCTCTTTTCGAGCATTTTTAAATAGTCCAGTTGGTCCCAAAACAACACACTTCTGGGGACCTGTTGCTAATTGGGGCTTTGTGGCTGCT GGATTGGCGGACATGAAAAAACCTGCAGAAATGATCTCTGGCAACATGACAGCAG TGATGTGTGTGTACTCAGCATTATTCATGAGATTTGCATGGATGGTAAAACCAAGAAACTATCTGCTTCTTGCTTGCCATGCATCCAATGAGGCTGTACAACTATGCCAGCTCTCCCGCTGGGCAAAAGGCAATGG GTACCTCTCTGAGAAGAAGGGTGAAGCTTCATCCAAGTAA
- the LOC130975992 gene encoding nucleolar GTP-binding protein 1-like, which translates to MVQYNFKKITVVPNGKDFVDIILSRTQRQTPTVVHKGYAISRLRQFYMRKVKYTQQNFHDKLSTIIDEFPRLDDIHPFYGDLLHVLYNKDHYKLALGQINTARNLIGKIAKDYVKLLKYGDSLYRCKCLKVAALGRMCTVIKRIGPSLAYLEQVRQHMARLPSIDPNTRTILICGYPNVGKSSFINKITRADVDVQPYAFTTKSLFVGHTDYKYLRYQVIDTPGILDRPFEDRNIIEMCSITALAHLRAAILFFLDISGSCGYSIAQQAALFHSIKSLFMNKPLIIVCNKTDLQPLEGISEEDMKLVIEMKSEALKTVIGQGGEATSDDSVLLTMSTLTEEGVISVKNAACERLLNQRVEVKMKSKKINDCLNRFHVAIPKQRDQKERPPCIPQAVLEAKAKEAAEKEKRKTEKDLENANGGAGVYSMNLRKHYILANDEWKEDILPEILDGHNVYDFIDPDILQRVEELEREEGIRQAEEENGEFEIDGAELTPEQQAALAEIRKKKSLLIQQHRIKKSNAESRPTVPRKFDKDKKFTSERMGRQLSSLGLDPSLTIQRMRSRSVSRRGRKRDRSPEGADGGDSMDVDGDTPGKKQRLSRSRSRSRSVSRPPHEVVPGEGLKNSAQKIKAIKLAKKSVMKRNKQARRGEADRVIPTLKPKHLFSGKRSTGKTDRR; encoded by the coding sequence ATGGTGCAGTATAACTTCAAGAAGATTACGGTAGTGCCGAACGGGAAGGACTTTGTTGACATCATCCTCTCCCGTACCCAGCGCCAGACACCAACCGTCGTGCACAAAGGATATGCAATTTCCCGTCTCCGTCAGTTTTATATGCGAAAAGTGAAGTACACTCAACAAAATTTCCATGACAAGCTCTCTACCATCATTGATGAGTTTCCTCGCCTCGATGATATTCACCCATTCTACGGAGATCTCCTCCACGTGCTCTACAACAAAGACCATTACAAGCTTGCACTTGGACAGATCAACACTGCCAGGAATCTTATTGGTAAGATTGCAAAAGACTATGTGAAGCTGTTGAAGTATGGTGACTCGCTGTACCGGTGCAAGTGTCTGAAGGTTGCTGCTCTTGGTCGCATGTGCACTGTCATCAAGAGGATTGGCCCGAGTTTGGCTTACCTTGAACAGGTTAGGCAACATATGGCTAGGCTTCCGTCGATAGATCCAAACACCAGGACTATTTTGATTTGTGGCTACCCTAATGTTGGCAAGAGTTCATTCATTAACAAAATTACAAGAGCTGATGTGGATGTGCAGCCTTATGCTTTCACCACAAAGTCGCTGTTCGTTGGCCACACAGACTACAAATACCTTAGGTACCAAGTAATTGATACACCGGGTATTTTGGACAGGCCTTTTGAGGATCGAAATATTATTGAGATGTGCAGTATTACTGCTTTAGCTCATCTGAGAGCTGCAATACTGTTTTTCTTGGATATATCTGGGTCTTGCGGTTATAGTATTGCTCAGCAGGCAGCTCTATTTCACAGCATTAAGTCTTTGTTTATGAACAAGCCGCTGATCATAGTGTGCAACAAGACCGACTTGCAACCACTGGAGGGGATATCTGAGGAAGACATGAAGCTGGTCATCGAGATGAAATCTGAAGCCTTGAAGACTGTAATTGGCCAAGGAGGTGAGGCAACAAGTGATGACAGTGTGTTGTTGACCATGAGCACTTTGACTGAAGAAGGGGTGATTTCTGTGAAAAATGCAGCATGTGAGAGGCTACTGAATCAGAGGGTGGAGGTGAAGATGAAGTCAAAGAAAATTAATGACTGCTTGAATAGGTTTCATGTTGCGATACCAAAACAACGTGACCAGAAGGAAAGGCCACCATGCATTCCTCAGGCTGTTTTGGAAGCTAAAGCAAAAGAAGCAGctgaaaaggaaaagagaaaaaccGAGAAGGATCTGGAGAATGCGAATGGTGGAGCAGGTGTATactcaatgaacttgaggaAGCATTACATTTTGGCTAATGATGAATGGAAAGAAGATATACTGCCAGAAATTTTGGATGGTCACAATGTGTATGACTTCATTGATCCTGATATTCTCCAAAGGGTTGAAGAGTTGGAAAGAGAAGAGGGCATAAGACAGGCAGAAGAGGAAAACGGCGAGTTTGAGATTGATGGAGCTGAGTTGACTCCAGAACAGCAAGCAGCTTTAGCTGAgattagaaaaaagaaaagcttGCTCATCCAACAGCATAGGATTAAGAAGAGCAATGCGGAGAGCCGGCCAACTGTTCCTAGGAAATTTGACAAAGACAAGAAATTCACATCTGAAAGAATGGGAAGGCAGTTGTCTTCTCTGGGGCTTGATCCCAGTCTGACAATCCAGAGAATGCGAAGTAGGTCTGTCTCTAGGAGAGGTCGGAAGAGGGACAGGTCACCTGAAGGTGCTGATGGTGGAGACAGTATGGACGTTGATGGTGATACACCTGGCAAGAAGCAGCGCCTGAGTAGGTCACGTTCACGATCCAGGTCTGTATCTCGCCCACCACATGAAGTTGTGCCTGGAGAGGGCTTAAAGAACTCTGCACAAAAGATCAAGGCGATTAAACTTGCAAAGAAATCTGTCATGAAGAGAAACAAGCAAGCTCGCCGCGGAGAAGCTGATAGAGTCATACCAACTCTTAAGCCGAAGCACTTGTTTTCTGGAAAGCGCTCCACTGGAAAAACCGATAGGCGCTGA
- the LOC130975426 gene encoding PRA1 family protein B3-like, producing the protein MASSTLSQTLLPISSTTTSNPPSTATAQVALRGILANSSDSVRHALSRRRPWSELLDRSSFSTPQSFSDGTLRLRKNLPYFRINYYAVVLLTVAVCLLSNPSSLVILLLLLSAWLSLYLLRPSDIPLVLLGRTFSDFETLSLLTVLTVFVVFLTSVGTVVFSAMLVGVSVVVAHAALRVPEDLFLEQKEGSQSQPVGLFSFLRGAAINAAVSAAAAPNTVAARG; encoded by the coding sequence ATGGCATCATCAACTCTCTCTCAAACCCTCCTCCCCATTTCCTCCACCACCACCTCAAACCCTCCATCCACCGCCACCGCCCAGGTGGCCCTCCGAGGAATCCTCGCAAACTCCTCCGACTCCGTCCGCCACGCCCTTAGCCGCCGTCGCCCCTGGTCTGAGCTCCTCGACCGCTCCTCGTTCTCGACGCCGCAGTCCTTCTCCGATGGCACCCTTCGTCTCCGCAAGAACCTCCCATACTTCCGCATCAACTACTACGCCGTCGTTTTGCTCACCGTCGCTGTATGTCTCCTCTCCAACCCTTCCTCCCTCGTaatcctccttctcctcctctccGCATGGCTCTCTCTCTACCTCCTCCGTCCCTCCGACATACCTTTGGTCCTTCTTGGACGCACCTTCTCCGACTTCGAGACGCTCTCACTCCTAACCGTTTTAACCGTCTTCGTTGTGTTCCTCACTTCCGTTGGAACCGTTGTCTTCTCCGCCATGCTCGTTGGTGTCTCCGTCGTCGTCGCACATGCAGCGCTTAGGGTTCCGGAGGATCTGTTTCTTGAGCAGAAAGAGGGCTCCCAATCTCAGCCAGTTGGTTTGTTTTCGTTCCTCCGCGGTGCCGCTATCAATGCTGCAGTGTCTGCCGCTGCGGCGCCCAACACAGTTGCTGCTCGTGGTTGA